AAAAAGGCCCGTTTATCGATGAAAAGCTTCAGGAAAAAATTGAAGCGATGAACAAAAGCAATCAGAAAAAAGTCGTCAAAACTTGGGCTCGTGCATGCACGATTTCGCCGGATTTTGTAGGACACACGTTTGCTGTTCACAATGGAAAACAATTCATCCCCGTGTATGTGTCTGAAAACATGGTGGGCCATAAATTGGGTGAATTTGCACCAACACGTTTATTTCGCGGTCATTCGGGAAGTAAAGCCGCCGCGGCAGGTACAACCACTGCACCTGCAGCACCAAAGAAATAATTTTAAACAGGAGATCGTCCCCTTACGGACAGGAAACGAACTATGGAACATAAAGCTTTATCACGATTTTTAAGAATTTCTCCCCGCAAAATGCGTCGTGTTGCGGAATTAGTTCGCGGAAAAGGCACAGAAGAGGCTTTAAATATTCTGCATTTTACGCGCAAGAATGCGGCTGAACACATTGAAAAAGCGATTCGTTCTGCAGTAGCGAATGCTCAATTTATCAATCCCGGCACTCATGCAGACCGTTTGTTTGTCAAAGAAATTTTTGTCGATGGCGGCCCGATGCTGAAGCGGGGCCGTGCGGGATCGATGGGTCGTCGTTCAATGATTCGTAAACGTACGAGTCACTTGACCGTCGTGGTTGCAGAGCGAGCATAATTTATGAAAAAGTTTTAAGTATTATTTTTCACGGAGGATACTTTGGGACAGAAAACGCATCCGATAGGCTTACGATTAGGCGTCATTAGAACCTGGAATTCCAGTTGGTTCGATGAAAAACATTTTGCAGATAAACTGCATGAGGACCTTAAACTGCGCGAGTATTTGCGCAATCGTCTTCCAAAAGATGCCCGTGTGACCAAAATTGCCATTGAGCGTTTGAAAAAAGAAGCGGAAGTCATTACCATCACGGTTCATACTGCTCGCCCCGGGATCGTCATCGGCCGCAAAGGGAAAGACGTCGATCAATTACGTGAAGAATTGAAAAAAATTACCGGTAAAGACGTCCGTATCAACATTTCGGAAATCAAATCGCCGGAAATTGATGCGACGTTAGTGGCCAATGATATCGCACGCCAAATGGAAGGCAAAATTCCTTACAAACGTGCGATGAAAAATGCCGTTCGTGCGGCGATGCGTATGGGTGCTGAAGGAATTCGTATTGCAGTTTCAGGCCGCCTTGGCGGCGCTGAAATGGCACGTGCCGATCGCTACAATGAAGGCCGCGTGCCGTTGCATACACTGCGTGCGGATATTGATTTTGCAAAAGGTACGGCGCGTACGACTTATGGTCAAATTGGCGTCAAAGTATGGATTTGCAAAGGCGAAGTATTGAATCCGTTTGAAGCGAAATAATTTAGAAAATTTTTAAAATCGATCGTTCAGGAGTTCGTTCATCATGTTAATGCCGAAAAAAGTCAAACACAGAAAGCATCACCGCGGAAAAATGCGTGGAAAGGCTACTCGCGGTAACGAAGTCAATTTCGGATCGTATGGTTTGAAAGCTATGGAATGCGGCTGGATAACGGCACGTCAGATTGAAGCGGCACGTATTGCGATGACGCGTTACATCAAGCGCGGCGGTAAAATCTGGATCCGCATATTTCCTGACAAGCCGGTTACAAAAAAACCGCTCGAAGTACGTATGGGTTCTGGTAAAGGCGCTCCTGAGTTTTGGGTAGCCGTTATTAAGCCCGGACGTGTCATGTTTGAAATCGACGGTGTAACGGAGGATTTAGCCAAAGAAGCGTTCCGTTTGGCTGCATTTAAGTTGCCGATTCGTTCAAAGTTTGTCGAACGCGGCGAAATTCGCGCATAATTTATTTAGGAGAAATCAGTTCATGAAAGCACATGAAGTACGCGGGTTACCGGTTGAAGAAATGAAGGGCATGCTGGTCGATGCGGAAAATAATCTTTTCGACCTGCGGTTTCAGCATGGCGTCGGACAATTAGAAAATAAATTAGCGCTTAAAGAAAAACGCAAAGAAATTGCGTTACTTAAAACGATGATCCGCGAAGAAGAAGTCAAAACTGCCATGATCAAAGCCAAAGACATTTTGAATGCCTTGAGCAGCCAGTACCAGATTTCTGAAGTCGCTGATGTTATCAAGGGTGAAAAAATCCACGCGGATAAAGCAAAATTGCGTCAGGCACTGACGGTATTGTATGCACATCCTCGGCGTAAAGATTTTGTTAAAGAGTATCAAACTTTAAAAAATATTTTAGTGCGATAATACGTTGCGGAATAACCGCAGCATGATGGGAGAATGAATTCATGTCGAATCAGACCGAAAAAAATACTGAAACACGCAATCGCCGTAAAGTTCGTACCGGCACTGTTGTTAGCAACAAAATGCAAAAGAGCATTCTGGTAGCGATCGAGCGGAAAGTTGAACACCCGATTTACAAAAAGTACGTCAAGAAAACGACCAAGTTGATGGCGCATGATGAAAAGCAAGAAGCTAAAATCGGCGATATCGTTAAGATCATGGAAACACGTCCTTTGAGCAAACTCAAAAGATGGCGCCTGATTGAAATTATCAAAAAAGCCGTTTAACCGACTCTAACACTAAACTTTGTGAGATAAACCATGATTCAAGAATATACACGATTAACGGTAGCCGACAACTCTGGCGCGAAAAAAGTCATGTGCATTCGTGTTTTGGGAGGTACGTCTAAGCGATATGCTCATTTGGGCGATGAAATTATTGTTTCGGTCAAGGACGCTATTCCGGGTGGTGGCGTTAAAAAAGGCGATGTGGCTCGTGCCGTGGTGGTGCGTTTGCGTAAAGAAACTCGTCGCAAAGACGGATCATACATTCGTTTTGATGAAAATGCAGCTGTATTGATCAATAAAGATAAAGAGCCTACAGGGACTCGTATTTTCGGGCCCGTGGCGCGCGAATTGCGAGAAAAACAATTTATGAAAATTGTTTCACTCGCACCGGAAGTACTATAAGTAGTACCATCAATTACGAGAAAGTTCAAGGAAATAAAATATGCATATCAAAAAGAATGATACTGTGCAAGTGATCTCCGGAATTCATAAAGGCAAACAAGGCAAAGTGCTTAAAGTTTTTGTCGATGAAAACCGCGTGATTGTCGAAGGCATTAATTTACGTAAAAAACATATCAAGCCGAATCAGCGCAATCCTCAAGGTGGTATTCAAGAAAAAGAAGCGTCGATCCATGCCAGCAAAGTCATGTTGGTTCACAATGGACAAAAAACCCGTGTTGGCCACAAACACCTTGAAGACGGTAGCAAAGTGCGCGTTGCCCGGGTAACCGGCGAAGTCGTCAATTAGAAATTAAAGTAATTTTCACGTTAAGAGGAACTTAATAGCATCATGGCGAAGCAAGAAAAAACAGCGACAAAAGAGAAAAAAGAAAAAAAAGGCGGCGATGGTCTGGCCGTTGCAGGCAAACGTGAAGCTGTAGATAAAAATTACAAAGCGCGTTTACAGGCCGCTTATAAAGATCGCGTTATCCCTGCGCTAATGAAAAAGTTTACGTACAAAAATCTCATGCAAGTTCCCAAGTTGGACAAAATTGTCATCAACATGGGCGTGGGTCAGGCCACGCAGGATCCTAAATTACTTGACGCTGCCGTGCATGACTTGACATTGATTACCGGTCAGAAACCGGCATTGCGCAAAGCGAAAAAAGCCATCTCGAATTTCAAATTGCGTCAGGGAGTGCCCATTGCATGTTTTGTCACTCTAAGACATGCAGCCATGTATGAATTTCTCGATCGGTTGCTGAATGTGGCCATTCCGCGTATCCGCGATTTCAAAGGTGTACCGGACAAATCGTTTGACGGGCGTGGCAACTATACACTTGGTGTGAAAGAGCAGATTATCTTCCCGGAAATCGATGTTGACAAAATGGATAAAGTGCGCGGAATGGATATCACGATCGTGACTTCCGCCAAGACGGACGAAGAAGCGTATGAATTGCTCAAAGAATTCGGTATGCCGTTTAGGAAGAAATAAACTAAAAGGATTTATCAGAAAGGGACTTTACATTGGCAACGAAAGCATGGGTTGCAAAAACCAAAAGGACTCCGAAATTTTCGACGCGTAAAGTGACGCGGTGCAAGCGCTGCGGACGTGTGCGTGCGTATATGCGCAAATTTGCCATTTGCAGAATTTGTTTCCGCGATCTGGCATTGAACGGAGAAATTCCGGGCGTTACCAAAGCTTCGTGGTAAAGCGCTTTTAGAAGATTTTAAGAAGTTTTTAATAAAGGAGAAGTTTCCATGTCCATGACCGATCCGATCGCGGATTTCCTGACGAAAATCCGTAACGCGATACAGGCGAAGAAAAAAAGTGTGGATATCCCTGCGTCGAACCTGAAACGTGATATTACACAAATTCTGCTCGAACAGGGTTTTATCAAAGATTACAATAATTTTGACGACGGTAAACAAGGAATTCTTCGCATTTACCTCAAATACGATGAGAAAAAACGTAATGCGA
Above is a genomic segment from bacterium containing:
- the rpsS gene encoding 30S ribosomal protein S19; translation: MSRSIKKGPFIDEKLQEKIEAMNKSNQKKVVKTWARACTISPDFVGHTFAVHNGKQFIPVYVSENMVGHKLGEFAPTRLFRGHSGSKAAAAGTTTAPAAPKK
- the rplV gene encoding 50S ribosomal protein L22, which translates into the protein MEHKALSRFLRISPRKMRRVAELVRGKGTEEALNILHFTRKNAAEHIEKAIRSAVANAQFINPGTHADRLFVKEIFVDGGPMLKRGRAGSMGRRSMIRKRTSHLTVVVAERA
- the rpsC gene encoding 30S ribosomal protein S3 — translated: MGQKTHPIGLRLGVIRTWNSSWFDEKHFADKLHEDLKLREYLRNRLPKDARVTKIAIERLKKEAEVITITVHTARPGIVIGRKGKDVDQLREELKKITGKDVRINISEIKSPEIDATLVANDIARQMEGKIPYKRAMKNAVRAAMRMGAEGIRIAVSGRLGGAEMARADRYNEGRVPLHTLRADIDFAKGTARTTYGQIGVKVWICKGEVLNPFEAK
- the rplP gene encoding 50S ribosomal protein L16, giving the protein MLMPKKVKHRKHHRGKMRGKATRGNEVNFGSYGLKAMECGWITARQIEAARIAMTRYIKRGGKIWIRIFPDKPVTKKPLEVRMGSGKGAPEFWVAVIKPGRVMFEIDGVTEDLAKEAFRLAAFKLPIRSKFVERGEIRA
- the rpmC gene encoding 50S ribosomal protein L29, with translation MKAHEVRGLPVEEMKGMLVDAENNLFDLRFQHGVGQLENKLALKEKRKEIALLKTMIREEEVKTAMIKAKDILNALSSQYQISEVADVIKGEKIHADKAKLRQALTVLYAHPRRKDFVKEYQTLKNILVR
- the rpsQ gene encoding 30S ribosomal protein S17 — encoded protein: MSNQTEKNTETRNRRKVRTGTVVSNKMQKSILVAIERKVEHPIYKKYVKKTTKLMAHDEKQEAKIGDIVKIMETRPLSKLKRWRLIEIIKKAV
- the rplN gene encoding 50S ribosomal protein L14 encodes the protein MIQEYTRLTVADNSGAKKVMCIRVLGGTSKRYAHLGDEIIVSVKDAIPGGGVKKGDVARAVVVRLRKETRRKDGSYIRFDENAAVLINKDKEPTGTRIFGPVARELREKQFMKIVSLAPEVL
- the rplX gene encoding 50S ribosomal protein L24, whose translation is MHIKKNDTVQVISGIHKGKQGKVLKVFVDENRVIVEGINLRKKHIKPNQRNPQGGIQEKEASIHASKVMLVHNGQKTRVGHKHLEDGSKVRVARVTGEVVN
- the rplE gene encoding 50S ribosomal protein L5, encoding MAKQEKTATKEKKEKKGGDGLAVAGKREAVDKNYKARLQAAYKDRVIPALMKKFTYKNLMQVPKLDKIVINMGVGQATQDPKLLDAAVHDLTLITGQKPALRKAKKAISNFKLRQGVPIACFVTLRHAAMYEFLDRLLNVAIPRIRDFKGVPDKSFDGRGNYTLGVKEQIIFPEIDVDKMDKVRGMDITIVTSAKTDEEAYELLKEFGMPFRKK
- a CDS encoding type Z 30S ribosomal protein S14, with product MATKAWVAKTKRTPKFSTRKVTRCKRCGRVRAYMRKFAICRICFRDLALNGEIPGVTKASW
- the rpsH gene encoding 30S ribosomal protein S8, whose translation is MTDPIADFLTKIRNAIQAKKKSVDIPASNLKRDITQILLEQGFIKDYNNFDDGKQGILRIYLKYDEKKRNAISHIARVSTPGLRRYTGVKSIPRVKANLGVAILSTPKGVMTNKKAKLENVGGEVLCYIW